Proteins co-encoded in one Phalacrocorax carbo chromosome 5, bPhaCar2.1, whole genome shotgun sequence genomic window:
- the TP53I11 gene encoding tumor protein p53-inducible protein 11 isoform X3 — protein sequence MISQVLGNEIKFAVREPLGLRVWQLLSAVMFSGVAIMALAFPDQLYDAVFDEESVSSKTPIRLYGGALLSISLIMWNALYTAEKVIIRWTLLMEACYFAVQFLVTTVSLVESSRTATGAMLLLVSRALFILISIYYYYQVGRRPKKV from the exons ATTAGCCAAGTACTGGGAAATGAAATCAAGTTTGCTGTCCGGGAACCACTGGGGCTCAG GGTCTGGCAGCTGCTTTCTGCCGTCATGTTTTCCGGTGTCGCTATCATG GCCCTTGCTTTCCCTGACCAGCTCTACGATGCTGTCTTTGATGAGGAATCGGTGAGCAGCAAGACTCCCATCCGGCTCTATGGAGGAGCCCTCCTCA GTATCTCACTCATCATGTGGAACGCCCTCTACACTGCTGAAAAAGTAATTATCCGCTGGACCCTACTGATGGAGGCATGCTACTTCGCTGTGCAGTTCCTGG ttaCCACTGTCTCCCTGGTTGAGAGTAGCCGGACAGCCACAGGTGCCATGCTCCTCCTGGTCAGCCGAGCCCTCTTCATCCTCATcagcatttattattattaccaagTTGGACGCCGTCCCAAGAAGGTCTAA